The following proteins are co-located in the Scomber scombrus chromosome 2, fScoSco1.1, whole genome shotgun sequence genome:
- the yju2b gene encoding probable splicing factor YJU2B: protein MGERKGTNHYYPPDFDPVKHGSLNGYHNTHPLRERARKLSQGILIIRFEMPYNIWCDGCKNHIGMGVRYNAEKKKVGNYYTTPIYRFRMKCHLCVNYIEMQTDPATCDYVIVSGANRKEERWDMAENEQILTTERNEKEKLETDAMYKLDHGGKDKEKLKKALPSLSEIQDHQSSKKDDFQLNSALRRKFRTEKKVSAEQEEKDNAVRMRTNLSIPLLPEKEEDKKLAALLTYQAPYSYEDKKHSKRKQISSRSWFNATSASPGSAVGSLLHKLGLQGKEAAVAKALSASHSPLIRKRTGGSGVKTEPCVIVARRKSDCEVNMCDKEVLKGTQRDEASGMVPTQVGQEVTNDSGSTEVKNTESADKELTGAEDVGEKKEQDRSFGAITSLVADYSDSDSDPGQ from the exons ATG GgtgaaagaaaaggaacaaaccACTACTACCCTCCGGATTTTGATCCGGTCAAG CATGGATCCCTTAATGGCTACCATAATACTCACCCTCTGCGGGAGAGGGCCAGGAAGCTGTCTCAGGGCATCCTCATTATCAG GTTTGAGATGCCGTACAACATCTGGTGTGATGGCTGCAAAAATCACATTGGCATGG GGGTCCGTTAcaatgcagagaagaagaaagtggGGAACTACTACACCACGCCAATctacag GTTTAGGATGAAGTGCCATCTGTGTGTTAACTACATCGAGATGCAGACGGACCCAGCGACCTGCGACTATGTGATCGTGAGCGGGGCGAACAGGAAGGAGGAGCGCTGGGACATGGCTGAAAATGAGCAGATACTCACCACAG AGCGGAACGAGAAGGAGAAGCTGGAAACGGATGCCATGTACAAGCTGGACCACGGCGGGAAAGACAAGGAGAAGCTCAAGAAGGCTCTGCCCTCACTGTCAGAGATTCAGGACCATCAGTCCAGCAAGAAGGACGACTTCCAGCTCAACAGCGCTCTCCGCAGGAAGTTCAGA ACAGAGAAGAAAGTCTCCGCTGAGCAGGAAGAGAAGGACAACGCTGTGAGAATGAGGACCAACCTGTCCATCCCACTGCTGCCggagaaagaagaggacaaGAAACTGGCAGCACTGCTCACCTACCAGGCGCCTTACT cCTATGAAGACAAGAAGCACAGCAAGCGGAAACAGATCTCCTCTCGTTCTTGGTTCAACGCCACCTCCGCCTCACCAGGGAGCGCTGTTGGCAGTCTGCTCCACAAGCTGGGCCTGCAGGGGAAAGAAGCAGCGGTGGCCAAAGCCCTGAGCGCCTCCCACAGCCCCCTGATCCGCAAACGCACAGGAGGGTCTGGAGTCAAAACTGAACCCTGCGTCATCGTAGCCCGCAGGAAGTCAGACTGTGAAGTCAACATGTGCGACAAAGAGGTTTTAAAGGGCACACAGAGGGATGAGGCATCGGGAATGGTACCAACACAAGTGGGACAGGAAGTAACAAATGACAGTGGATCCACAGAGGTTAAAAACACAGAGTCGGCGGATAAAGAACTGACAGGAGCGGAGGACGTTGGGGAGAAAAAGGAGCAGGACAGAAGTTTTGGAGCCATCACATCTCTGGTGGCAGATTACAGCGACTCAGATTCAGACCCTGGACAATGA
- the LOC133986724 gene encoding persephin: MRSLLLKLVVILVCIQRGEGHWLRSLIDQRWETASPHVSQSEEKRSGDQAEEDGHTEASGVGPSLNPIVPIPVRSRRSTQDSQCGLHSILLQVRDLGLGYDSDETVLFKYCSGTCPRVRSNHDLTLTNLLLSGVLPHPAPGELWHNAPCCRPTHHEDMAFLDNSHRWHKVEKLSAAGCNCVG; the protein is encoded by the exons ATGAGGTCCCTGCTGCTGAAGCTGGTCGTGATTCTGGTCTGCATCCAGAGGGGAGAGGGCCACTGGCTGAGGTCACTGATTG ATCAGAGATGGGAAACAGCATCTCCACACGTGTCTCAAAGTGAGGAGAAGAGAAGCGGAGATCAAGCTGAAGAAGATGGCCACACAGAAGCTTCTGGAGTCGGGCCATCACTCAATCCCATCGTCCCGATCCCAGTCCGATCACGCCGCTCCACTCAAGACTCCCAGTGTGGCCTTCACTCCATCCTGCTGCAGGTTCGAGACCTCGGGCTGGGCTACGACTCGGACGAGACCGTCCTCTTCAAGTACTGCAGCGGGACGTGTCCCCGCGTTCGCTCCAACCACGACCTCACCCTCACCAACCTGCTGCTCAGCGGGGTTCTCCCCCACCCGGCGCCCGGCGAGCTGTGGCACAACGCGCCCTGCTGCCGGCCCACCCACCACGAGGACATGGCCTTCCTCGATAACTCGCATCGCTGGCACAAAGTGGAGAAGCTGTCGGCAGCGGGATGCAACTGTGTGGGCTAA
- the gtf3aa gene encoding general transcription factor IIIAa codes for MEVKPASHKRYICVFTGCSAAYNKQWKLDAHMCKHTGVKPHTCEYDGCDKSFCSLYHLTRHQLTHTGLQPFRCTVDDCTQAFTTNSNRARHISRVHTHEQEHRKYMCKVDGCGLEFKKNKQLKSHMCEQHTQLPPYQCTYEGCQMRFTFPSKLKRHEKVHRGYPCKEEGCIFTAKTWTEYVKHRKEQHRSILRCEQCSKVCKDSCVLQQHQQVHCEERVVFICPREDCKRSFTTLFNMQSHINSFHEELRPFACTHQGCGKTFSMKQSLQRHAVVHDPERKKLKRPRPKKSLASRLSGYSQSKRAICKKSQESLGVSGQKKTDPPGSVELVSLLQDTSLLCSPAVDTHGLTNALTTPLSV; via the coding sequence ATGGAGGTTAAACCAGCGTCGCATAAACGTTACATTTGCGTGTTTACGGGCTGCTCGGCTGCGTACAACAAGCAGTGGAAACTGGATGCTCACATGTGTAAACACACCGGAGTGAAGCCACACACCTGTGAGTACGACGGCTGCGACAAGTCCTTCTGCAGCCTCTATCACCTGACCCGACACCAGCTCACACACACCGGGCTGCAGCCTTTTCGGTGCACCGTGGACGACTGCACACAGGCCTTCACCACCAACTCCAACCGGGCCAGACACATCAGCCGAGTCCACACCCATGAGCAAGAGCACAGGAAGTATATGTGTAAAGTTGATGGCTGTGGGCTTGAGTTTAAGAAGAACAAACAGCTGAAGTCTCATATGTGTGAGCAGCACACCCAGCTGCCCCCATACCAATGCACGTATGAGGGTTGCCAGATGCGGTTCACCTTCCCCAGCAAGCTGAAGCGACATGAGAAGGTGCATAGAGGTTATCCGTGCAAGGAGGAGGGTTGCATCTTCACCGCCAAGACATGGACGGAGTATGTGAAGCACAGGAAGGAGCAGCACAGATCCATCCTGAGGTGCGAGCAGTGCAGCAAGGTGTGCAAAGACTCCTGTGTcctgcagcagcatcagcaggtCCACTGTGAGGAGCGGGTGGTCTTCATTTGCCCCAGGGAAGACTGCAAGAGGTCGTTCACCACCTTATTCAACATGCAGAGCCACATCAACTCCTTCCACGAGGAGCTGCGGCCCTTCGCCTGCACCCACCAAGGCTGTGGGAAGACCTTCTCTATGAAGCAGAGCCTCCAGCGCCACGCAGTCGTCCACGACCCAGAGCGGAAGAAGCTGAAGAGGCCACGACCCAAAAAATCTCTCGCTTCCAGGTTAAGCGGCTACAGCCAATCGAAGAGGGCGATCTGCAAAAAGAGCCAGGAATCCCTCGGAGTGTCTGGACAGAAGAAGACGGATCCACCTGGTTCTGTTGAGCTGGTCTCTCTCCTGCAGGACACGTCCTTACTGTGCAGTCCTGCTGTGGACACACATGGACTCACTAATGCACTGACTACGCCACTATCAGTATAG